In one Kluyveromyces marxianus DMKU3-1042 DNA, complete genome, chromosome 4 genomic region, the following are encoded:
- the PAN3 gene encoding PAN-complex poly(A)-binding subunit PAN3 has product MPEANWNKPTASFKDTPCRNVIIHGYCKFENEGCEFNHGKSKEPEDNGPVQRTVTPLNVRFNAKTSSSFTPGKSPTMRSTGDFSSLPSFQPGQSVIPDQNPVLQDGSMSSSGMLNANAASFAPSFNPYASESFTPSVSAGGGAGGGAGVGGNGGVPHSSEDLNGSIPSPVPSNPYPGSTGMPPVGILGVGHHMGPPLPSQGQSQGQGSVPPPHAHIHPHPHAPPPPPGSLPMNPIPPFPTVYPPTHSVLQYHLYAPDPPPHLKIPLKPNERTPEMLFINNNLRERLVKNNQTALQVFPRGSLPDIVGDYFGLVPMDFHNRTPDKKRYNGHKNSLYKVFSNQDGKIYFMRRIHDVKITESAQVSQPFQAWSKLRSANVTILRDAFVTTAFNDSSLCMVFDYYPQSTSLFEAYGLGASAPELSQDYIWSYLIQLTNALQDVHSHGLALKDLDWKKTIITGEPGRIKITDLGVYDTLNYQQEGRVLHDDQQQDFVALSELIMALVHKLTGTTGPIDTLNSYHIDPLFKKCVQYLQDSENKNKNIEEFTKIFSHKLLSVLNSLQYNVEYTEQQLSRELENARLFRLMCKINAIYGRLESRIDINWSESGEKFPIILFFEYVFHQKDETGKNIMDLTHVLRCLNKLDAGITERVMLVTPDEMNCIIISYKELKDLIDSTFRSIIQ; this is encoded by the coding sequence TTGGAACAAACCAACGGCGTCCTTCAAAGACACGCCGTGTAGAAATGTGATTATTCATGGATACTGCAAGTTTGAGAACGAAGGATGCGAGTTCAACCACGGCAAAAGCAAGGAACCCGAGGATAATGGGCCTGTACAAAGAACAGTTACACCACTCAATGTGAGGTTTAATGCGAAAACAAGCTCTAGCTTCACTCCTGGGAAATCCCCTACAATGAGAAGTACTGGGGATTTCTCGTCGCTACCAAGTTTCCAGCCTGGGCAAAGCGTGATTCCTGACCAAAATCCTGTGCTTCAGGACGGATCGATGAGTTCATCCGGCATGTTGAATGCGAATGCTGCTTCTTTTGCACCATCTTTCAATCCATACGCGTCAGAAAGTTTCACACCGTCTGTTTCagctggtggtggtgccgGTGGTGGTGCCGGTGTTGGTGGTAATGGCGGCGTACCGCATTCTTCAGAGGACCTTAATGGCTCCATTCCTTCACCTGTGCCTTCCAATCCCTATCCAGGAAGTACAGGAATGCCACCAGTTGGTATACTAGGCGTGGGCCACCATATGGGGCCTCCTTTACCATCTCAGGGCCAGTCACAAGGTCAAGGTTCGGTTCCACCACCGCACGCTCACATCCATCCGCACCCACATGCACCACCTCCTCCTCCAGGATCTCTTCCTATGAACCCCATACCACCGTTTCCGACTGTATACCCACCGACACATTCTGTGTTGCAGTATCATTTGTATGCTCCAGATCCGCCTCCACATTTGAAAATACCATTGAAACCTAATGAACGCACTCCGGAGATGCTATttatcaacaacaacttaAGGGAAAGACTTGTCAAAAACAACCAAACTGCGCTACAAGTTTTCCCTAGGGGTTCTTTGCCAGATATTGTCGGCGACTACTTTGGGCTAGTTCCTATGGATTTCCACAATAGAACTCCAGATAAAAAGAGATACAATGGACACAAGAACTCGCTCTATAAAGTGTTTTCTAACCAGGATGgtaaaatatatttcatGCGCCGTATTCACGATGTCAAAATTACAGAATCAGCACAGGTCTCCCAACCATTCCAAGCTTGGAGTAAATTACGTTCGGCCAACGTGACTATATTAAGAGATGCGTTTGTGACTACCGCATTCAATGATAGCTCATTATGCATGGTTTTTGACTATTATCCACAATCTACCTCGTTATTCGAAGCATATGGCCTAGGTGCGTCTGCTCCAGAGCTATCTCAAGACTACATATGGTCATATTTGATCCAACTAACAAACGCTCTTCAAGACGTACACTCCCATGGATTAGCTTTGAAGGACCTAGACTGGAAAAAGACTATAATAACTGGTGAGCCAGGAAGGATAAAAATTACTGACCTTGGTGTATACGACACGTTAAATTACCAACAAGAGGGAAGGGTATTGCATGATGATCAACAGCAAGATTTTGTCGCCTTATCGGAACTCATTATGGCTCTAGTACACAAACTCACTGGCACAACTGGGCCTATCGACACGCTAAACTCGTACCATATTGACCCGCTGTTCAAAAAGTGCGTGCAGTATCTGCAGGATTCagaaaataagaataagaataTCGAGGAGTTTACCAAGATCTTTAGTCACAAGTTGCTTTCAGTGCTAAACTCATTGCAGTATAACGTCGAATATACCGAACAACAGTTATCTAGAGAACTTGAAAATGCAAGACTCTTCCGTCTAATGTGCAAGATAAATGCTATATATGGCAGATTGGAATCTAGAATAGACATCAATTGGTCAGAGTCCGGTGAGAAGTTCCCGATCATACTGTTCTTCGAGTATGTGTTCCACCAAAAAGATGAAACGGGCAAAAATATCATGGACCTAACACATGTCCTAAGATGCCTAAATAAGCTAGACGCCGGTATTACAGAAAGAGTGATGCTTGTAACACCGGACGAAATGAATTGTATCATAATAAGTTATAAAGAACTGAAGGATTTGATTGATTCAACGTTTAGATCGATCATTCAGTAG
- the DUR12 gene encoding bifunctional urea carboxylase/allophanate hydrolase, with product MGETTTLGWSVQDWLKFHFQSTPKKSLEALEDLLRSQKAAPEDPAWISLISIEDLHHQWNILQSKANKEKLPLYGVPIAVKDNIDYKGLPTTAACPAFSFQPERDAYVVELLRDAGAVILGKTNLDQFATGLVGTRSPYGITSCVFNDKYVSGGSSAGSASVVGRGIVPLSLGTDTAGSGRVPAALNNLIGLKPTKGVFSCRGVVPACKSLDCVSIFALNLGDAETAFKVMCKPNVLEDEYSRAFPKNPITHYSKDVTIAIPKEVPWFGEKENPKIYSSAIESLKKTGANITVIDFEPLLELARCLYEGAWVAERYTATKEFFDTNPPEFSLDKTVTQIIKGATKYSAADAFNFEYKRQGILQKVKLMLEDVDVLCVPTCPLNPTIEEVTNEPILVNSRQGTWTNFVNLADLAALAIPGGFRSDGLPNGITLIGKKFSDFALLDLAKRFFSTAFPNNTRTFGKFVDRTITIEDELNGPSEEYIEGIKLAVVGAHLKGLPLHWQLEKCNATYLSSPKTSKNYKLYALPKAGPVLKPGLRRVSDGTGSQIQLEVYSVPPEKFGEFISMVPEPLGIGSVELESGQWVKSFICEEFGYTQKGTVDITKFGGFKAYVEHLAAVESQKKKPFETVLVANRGEIAVRIMKTLKKMGIKSVAVYSDPDKYSQHVNDADFAVALNGRTAAETYLDIDKIIKAAKDTGSQAIIPGYGFLSENADFSDRCKQEGIVFVGPSGDAIRKLGLKHSAREIAERAGVPLVPGSGLIKDAEEAKAVARKIEYPIMVKSTAGGGGIGLQKVDSEAEIERVFETVKHQGKSYFGDAGVFLERFVSDARHVEIQMMGDGYGKAIAIGERDCSLQRRNQKIIEETPAPNLPEETRAKMRKAAESLGSLLKYKCAGTVEFIYDEKRDEFYFLEVNARLQVEHPITEMVTGLDLVEWMLRIAADDAPDFDNTKIEVSGASIEARLYAENPVKDFRPSPGQLTSVSFPSWARVDTWVQKGTNVSAEYDPTLAKIIVHGKDRNDAIRKLNQALNETAVYGCITNIDYLRSIASSSMFKEAKVATKVLDTYDYKPCAFEVLLPGAHTSVQDYPGRTGYWRIGVPPSGPMDSYSFRLANRIVGNNSKAPGIEITLNGPKLLFHTETVVAVTGATVKCLLNENEVPQNKPINIKRGDILSIGKVTVGCRAYLSIRGGIDVPEYLGSRSTFTMGNMGGYNGRTLKLGDVLFLNQPELSVSSLGAPEYEPAPAPKSLLPEFSTTKDWKIGVTCGPHGSVDLFKEEYIEEFFSEKWKVHYNSNRFGVRLIGPKPKWARADGGEAGLHPSNAHDYVYSLGAINFTGDEPVIITCDGPSLGGFVCQAVVVEAELWKVGQLTPGDTIQFVPISYETAKLLKESQDKAIETFSDGSLIQLREDLFLPKYENPILAVLPKRSDLSPKVTYRQAGDRYILVEYGDLELDLNICYRINRLINEVERHNTVGIVEMSQGVRSVLIEFDGYKIDQKTLLDCLRAYESEIHFDKNWTIKSRVFKLPMAFEDSKTLDCVTRYRETIRSDAPWLPNNVDFIADVNDISRDDVKNMLYSARFMVLGLGDVFLGSPCAVPLDPRHRYLGTKYNPSRTYTARGVVGIGGMYMCIYNAEGSPGGYQLVGRTITAWDKLVIGDHPIGHQWLLTPFDQVEFYPVSEEELEVIIEDNDNGKFKINVEESVFDNKEYLAWIDENIESIVKFQEAQGGEKADEFAKLIQVANAELEKNVDDKGPDTEEYPEDAELLYSEYTGRFWKPVVSVGDEVKEGDGVIIIEAMKTEMVVSSTKAGKVYKILHKNGDMVEAGDLVAVII from the coding sequence atggGAGAAACAACTACTCTTGGCTGGTCAGTTCAAGACTGGTTGAAATTTCACTTTCAATCAACTCCAAAGAAGTCATTAGAAGCCCTTGAGGATTTATTGAGGTCACAAAAGGCAGCTCCAGAAGATCCAGCTTGGATTTCTTTGATCTCAATTGAAGATTTACATCATCAATGGAACATCTTGCAATCAAAAGCTAATAAGGAAAAACTGCCTTTATACGGTGTTCCGATTGCTGTAAAGGACAACATCGATTATAAAGGATTACCGACAACAGCCGCTTGTCCGGCATTTTCTTTCCAGCCAGAAAGGGACGCATATGTCGTTGAACTGTTAAGAGATGCGGGCGCTGTGATTTTGGGTAAGACAAACTTGGACCAATTTGCAACTGGTTTAGTTGGTACAAGATCTCCATACGGTATTACAAGCTGCGTTTTCAATGATAAGTACGTTAGTGGTGGTTCATCCGCAGGATCCGCTTCTGTAGTGGGCCGTGGTATTGTCCCACTTTCTCTAGGTACTGATACCGCTGGGTCGGGAAGAGTGCCAGCTGCATTGAATAATCTAATTGGGTTGAAGCCTACCAAAGGTGTTTTTTCATGCAGAGGTGTGGTACCAGCCTGTAAGTCTTTGGATTGTGTTTCCATTTTTGCATTGAATTTAGGAGACGCTGAAACTGCTTTCAAAGTTATGTGTAAACCAAATGTTTTGGAGGATGAATATTCAAGAGCATTCCCAAAGAATCCAATCACTCACTATTCAAAGGACGTAACTATTGCCattccaaaagaagttcCGTGGTTCggcgaaaaagaaaatccaaAGATATACAGCAGCGCAATTGAATCTCTAAAAAAGACTGGAGCAAACATTACAGTCATTGATTTTGAACCACTTTTAGAGCTAGCACGCTGTCTTTACGAAGGTGCCTGGGTTGCCGAACGTTATACAGCAACCAAGGAATTCTTCGACACCAACCCTCCTGAATTTTCATTAGACAAGACCGTAACACAAATCATTAAGGGTGCAACTAAATATAGCGCCGCTGATGCCTTTAATTTTGAATACAAGAGACAAGGCATTTTACAAAAAGTCAAATTGATGTTAGAAGATGTAGATGTTTTATGTGTCCCAACTTGTCCATTGAACCCAACTATAGAAGAGGTTACTAATGAACCAATACTAGTGAATTCCAGACAAGGAACTTGGACGAACTTCGTGAATTTAGCTGATTTAGCTGCTTTAGCAATACCCGGTGGCTTTAGATCTGATGGTCTACCTAATGGTATTACCTTAATAGGTAAGAAGTTTTCAGACTTTGCTCTTTTAGACCTAGCCAAAAGGTTCTTTTCAACCGCTTTCCCAAATAATACAAGAACTTTTGGTAAATTTGTTGATAGAACTATTACTATTGAGGATGAATTAAATGGACCCTCAGAAGAGTACATTGAAGGTATCAAATTAGCAGTGGTAGGTGCGCATTTGAAGGGACTACCTTTGCACTGGCAGTTAGAAAAGTGCAATGCCACATATTTATCGTCCCctaaaacatcaaaaaacTACAAGTTGTATGCTTTACCTAAAGCTGGTCCTGTTCTAAAACCTGGTTTAAGAAGAGTAAGTGATGGAACAGGATCTCAAATCCAACTTGAAGTCTATTCTGTGCCACCTGAAAAATTCGGAGAATTCATTTCAATGGTTCCAGAGCCATTAGGTATTGGTTCTGTTGAACTCGAATCTGGGCAATGGGTCAAATCTTTTATCTGTGAAGAATTTGGCTACACTCAAAAGGGTACCGTTGATATCACTAAGTTTGGCGGCTTTAAGGCCTATGTTGAACATCTAGCGGCAGTAGAGAgccaaaagaagaaaccattCGAAACTGTGTTAGTTGCAAACAGAGGTGAAATTGCAGTTCGTATTAtgaaaactttgaaaaagatggGCATTAAATCAGTTGCTGTTTATTCAGATCCTGACAAGTACTCACAACATGTCAATGACGCTGATTTTGCCGTTGCTTTAAATGGCAGAACTGCCGCTGAAACCTATCTAGATATTGACAAGATAATCAAAGCTGCTAAAGATACTGGATCCCAAGCTATTATTCCAGGTTACGGTTTCTTATCTGAGAATGCTGACTTTTCAGACAGATGCAAACAAGAAGGTATCGTGTTTGTAGGCCCTTCAGGTGATGCCATTAGAAAGTTAGGCCTCAAGCATTCAGCGAGGGAAATTGCAGAACGTGCAGGTGTTCCTCTTGTTCCAGGTTCTGGTTTAATCAAAGATGCTGAAGAAGCCAAAGCAGTTGCtagaaaaatagaatatCCGATCATGGTAAAGTCTActgctggtggtggtggtattgGTTTGCAAAAGGTAGATTCTGAAGCTGaaattgaaagagtttTCGAAACAGTTAAACATCAAGGTAAATCTTACTTTGGAGATGCGGGTGTGTTTTTGGAGAGATTTGTTAGTGATGCAAGACATGTAGAAATTCAAATGATGGGTGATGGTTATGGAAAAGCCATTGCTATCGGAGAACGTGATTGTTCCTTACAACGTCGTAATcaaaaaattattgaagaaacaccAGCCCCTAATCTCCCTGAAGAGACTAGAGCTAAAATGAGGAAAGCTGCCGAAAGTTTGGGATCCTTATTGAAATACAAATGTGCAGGTACTGTCGAATTTATCTATGATGAAAAGAGAGACGAGTTCTACTTCTTGGAAGTTAACGCTAGATTGCAAGTTGAACATCCAATTACTGAAATGGTTACTGGATTAGATTTGGTTGAATGGATGTTGAGGATTGCTGCTGATGATGCTCCTGATTTTGATAATACTAAAATAGAAGTATCTGGTGCGTCTATCGAAGCTCGTTTATATGCAGAAAATCCTGTAAAAGACTTCAGGCCATCTCCAGGGCAGTTGACGTCTGTCTCTTTCCCATCTTGGGCAAGAGTTGACACCTGGGTTCAAAAGGGAACTAACGTTTCAGCAGAATATGATCCAACTTTGGCCAAGATTATTGTACATGGAAAAGATCGGAATGATGCTATTAGGAAGTTAAACCAAGCTTTGAATGAAACTGCAGTGTACGGTTGTATCACTAATATTGACTATTTAAGATCTATCGCTTCTTCTAGTATGTTCAAGGAAGCTAAGGTTGCAACAAAGGTTTTGGATACCTATGATTACAAGCCCTGTGCATTTGAAGTATTGTTGCCTGGTGCCCACACATCCGTTCAAGATTATCCAGGTAGAACTGGTTATTGGAGAATAGGTGTTCCTCCATCTGGTCCAATGGATTCATATTCCTTTAGGCTAGCAAATCGGATAGTTGGAAACAATTCAAAGGCACCTGGTATTGAAATCACTTTAAATGGTCCTAAGCTACTTTTCCACACAGAAACAGTCGTTGCGGTGACTGGTGCTACAGTTAAATGCTTACTAAACGAAAATGAAGTACCTCAAAATAAGCCTATCAATATCAAACGTGGTGATATACTTTCTATTGGTAAAGTTACTGTCGGCTGTAGAGCATACCTATCTATAAGAGGAGGTATTGATGTTCCTGAATATCTTGGGTCGAGATCAACATTCACCATGGGAAATATGGGTGGTTACAATGGAAGGACCTTAAAATTAGGtgatgttcttttcttgaatcaACCAGAACTTTCCGTGTCCTCTTTAGGTGCTCCAGAATATGAACCAGCACCTGCTCCAAAGTCATTACTACCTGAATTTTCCACAACAAAAGATTGGAAAATTGGTGTAACTTGTGGCCCTCATGGTTCAGTAGATCTCTTCAAGGAGGAATACATCGAAGAATTCTTTAGTGAAAAATGGAAGGTACACTACAACTCCAATAGATTTGGTGTTAGATTAATCGGTCCAAAACCGAAATGGGCAAGAGCTGATGGTGGTGAAGCAGGGTTGCATCCTTCAAATGCTCATGACTATGTGTATTCTCTAGGTGCTATTAACTTTACAGGTGATGAACCAGTTATTATTACCTGTGATGGACCTTCTTTAGGTGGGTTCGTTTGTCAAGCGGTTGTAGTTGAAGCTGAACTGTGGAAAGTTGGTCAACTGACTCCTGGTGACACTATACAATTCGTTCCTATATCCTATGAAACAGCAAAACTATTAAAGGAATCTCAAGATAAAGCTATCGAGACATTCTCTGATGGTTCATTAATTCAATTAAGAGAAGATCTATTTTTACCAAAATATGAGAATCCTATATTGGCAGTTCTACCAAAGAGAAGCGATCTCTCACCAAAGGTCACTTACCGTCAAGCTGGTGATCGTTATATCCTTGTGGAATATGGTGACTTAGAACTTGATCTAAATATATGTTACAGGATCAACCGTTTAATAAACGAAGTCGAAAGACATAATACCGTTGGTATTGTTGAGATGTCACAAGGTGTCAGGTCTGTTCTAATTGAATTTGATGGTTATAAGATTGATCAGAAGACCTTATTAGATTGTTTACGAGCCTATGAATCTGAAATTCACTTCGATAAGAATTGGACTATAAAATCTAGGGTATTCAAATTGCCTATGGCATTCGAAGATTCGAAGACACTAGATTGTGTTACTCGTTACAGGGAAACAATTCGTTCGGATGCTCCATGGTTGCCTAACAATGTTGATTTTATTGCCGATGTGAATGATATCAGTAGAGATGACGTGAAAAACATGCTCTACTCTGCCCGTTTCATGGTCTTAGGATTAGGTGATGTGTTCTTAGGTTCACCATGTGCTGTTCCCTTGGATCCGCGCCATAGATATTTGGGAACAAAATACAACCCTTCAAGAACCTATACAGCAAGAGGTGTTGTTGGTATAGGTGGGATGTACATGTGCATTTATAATGCCGAAGGTTCTCCAGGTGGCTATCAATTGGTAGGAAGAACAATAACTGCATGGGATAAATTAGTGATTGGGGACCATCCTATCGGACATCAATGGTTACTAACGCCATTCGATCAAGTAGAATTCTACCCTGtgtctgaagaagaactagaGGTAATTATCGAAGATAATGATAATGGTAAATTCAAGATAAATGTTGAAGAGTCTGTTTTCGACAACAAAGAATATCTAGCTTGGATCGATGAGAATATTGAATCAATTGTAAAGTTCCAAGAAGCTCAAGGCGGTGAAAAGGCTGATGAATTCGCTAAACTCATTCAAGTCGCCAATGCAGAATTAGAAAAGAATGTCGATGATAAGGGTCCAGACACTGAGGAATACCCAGAGGATGCTGAGCTTTTATATTCCGAATACACTGGTAGATTCTGGAAACCTGTAGTATCTGTTGGAGACGAAGTTAAAGAGGGTGATGGTgttatcatcattgaaGCTATGAAAACTGAAATGGTTGTATCTTCTACTAAAGCCGGAAAGGTttataaaatattacaCAAAAACGGTGATATGGTTGAAGCCGGTGATTTGGTAGCAGTTATTATCTAA